The genomic stretch GCCGCTGACGTCCACGACGGCGTCCCAGGCGCCCTCGCGCAGGGCCGCGTAGTCGCCGGTGTCGCGGTCGCCGATGAGGCGGGTCAGTTGGGGGAACAGGTCGGGATTGGTGCGGCCCCGGCCGAACAAGGTCACTTCGGCACCGGTCCGCAGGGCATCCTCGACGATGGCGCGCCCGACGAAGGACGTGCCGCCAAGTACTAGAAGGTGCATGGTTTTTGAGCCTAGTGGGGTTCCGGTGGCCGCGGCCCGGAATTCCGGGCGGGTCCGCGGCCCCGGGGCGTCGTGCGGTCGGGACGGGCGGTGGCGCGGGTGTGACTGGCGTTGCGGGTGGGCCGAGTGGTGCGGGCGGCGCTGTGGAGCCGTGTGTGTCAGGCCGGGAGCACGGATGCCAGGAACGGGCCGAGGACGGCCCGCCACTCCTCGGGGGCCTCCCAGGGGAGCCAGTGCCCGGCGTCCGGTATCTCGGCGTAGACGCCGCGCGGGAGGACGCGGACCATCTCCTGGGCCTCGGCGCGGCCCAGTTCGCCGTCCAGGCCGCGGACCACGAGCGTGGGGCACCGCACCTGGGCGAGATCCTCCCAGTGCGCGTCGTGGACCCAGGTCTCGCGGGCGCTGAGCATCTGGTGGCGGGAGAAGACCGGCCGCCAGCCGTCCGCGCGCTCGGCCATGACCTCGGCGAAGAACTCACCGCGGGCCGGCGCGGGACGCTCCAGGGTCGGGTCGTCCTCCCCGAACCACTTGCGTACGTCCGCGAGCGTGGCGAACGGGACCGGCCAGGAGCGGAACCAGTCCGCCCACTCCTGCTGCGAGGCCGAGCCCAGGGCCGAGGCCCGCATGTCGCAGACGACCAGCGCGCTGACCAGGTCGGGCCGGCGGGCGGCCACCTGCCAGGCCGTCAGGGCGCCCATGGAGTGGCCTATCAGGACGGCGGGGGCCAGGCCGAGCTGTTCGACGGCGGCGATGGCGTCGGCGACGTACGCCTCGCGGTCGTACGGGCCGTCCTGGGGTTTCTCGCTGCGGCCGTGGCCGCGCTGGTCCAGCCCGACGGGGCGGCACCGGGAGCCGAGCCAGCGGGCGGTCTCGGCCCAGTGCGACGCACGCCCCATGAGGCCGTGCAGGAGGAGCACCCCCGGGCGGTCCCGCTCGCCTTCCTCCCCTCCCCCGCCGGGCTTCGGCGGGTCGGTGAACTCCCAGGCGGCGAGCCGGACGCCGCCGGCACCCGTCACATCGATACGGCGCACCATGAGCCCTGGCACCCCCATTCGGTCTTCGAGCAGCCCCACACTATCGAACCTCTATTCGAGTAGGCCGTTCCTGCGCTCAATAACCCTCGTTCGGGTGACCACGCCCAAGGGTTGCCGGTCGTCGCCGAGGGGAGACACGTAGCGGGAGGCGGGCCCCACCGGGAAGGGGGCCCACGGGGAGAGACCCTGGGAGCTCGGGGCTCCGGGTCTTGGCGGGGGGACATGGGGAGGCGGGGCCCCGGCTGCTCGCAGCGCCGGGGCCCCGGATGTGCGCGGGCCGGCGGCCGCTGCCCCACCGGACGGGCCGGCAACCCCTCACGACTTGCCGAAGTCGCGGTGTGCGCGAAAGCCGCGCGATGCGTGCGATGCGCGAAAACCGCGGGCCGCGTGCAATGCCCGGAAGCCGCGGGACGCGTGCGACGCGCGCAACCAGCGGCGCGTACGAGCGCGAAACGCGGCGCGGGCACCGGACACCCCTGGCCCGGAAGCGGTGTTCGCGGTCGCCGGACCGGGGATTGCGGTGGACCGCCCCTCACCCGAGCCCCCTCCCCGGCCCGGGCCCACGGCGGCAGGGGGCATCCCGTCCCCGTCCGTCCTCGGCCGCCTCGCCCCAGGCCTCAGGCAACACACGTCATGAGCCGCCGTGCTCGCGCGCACGCACGCCGCGCGGCTCCCGGCCGCCCTCGCGCACATGCTCAGCGCCAGGGTGACACGCCACCGGCCGCTCCGCTCGCGGTTCGCCAACTCCGCCCGGCGAAGCGGCCGTCGAGCGCCGCACCGGACCGGCCGTCGTGCCAGGCCGGCCGGGGAAACGGGCGGCCGTACGAGGTCAGCGCTTGGCGACGAAAACGTGCGCGGCGATCTCCGACTCCAGCTCCGCGGCCTCACCGCTGCTGCCGATGAGCACACCGGTGGGCGACTCGGTCACGCTGACCACCGCGCCCGGCTGCACACCGGCCCGCCGCAGCGTGTACATGAGCTGGGCGTCCGCCTGGATGGGCTCGCCGATCCGGCGCACCACGACCGTCTTGCCGTCCGCGCCGGCCTCCAGGTCCATCAGGCTCACCATCCCGGCGTCCAGGAACGGGTCGGCCTCGGCCTTCTCGCCCAGCTCCTCCAGCCCCGGGATCGGATTGCCGTACGGCGACTCCGTCGGATGCCGCAGCAGCTCGACGACGCGGCGCTCGACCGCCTCGCTCATCACGTGCTCCCAGCGGCACGCCTCGGCGTGCACCTGCTCCCACTCCAGGCCGATGACGTCGACGAGCAGGCACTCGGCGAGGCGGTGCTTGCGCATGACACGGGTCGCCAGCCGGCGGCCCTCCTCGGTCAGCTCCAGATGGCGGTCACCGGCGACCGTGAGCAGGCCGTCGCGCTCCATGCGCGCCACGGTCTGGCTGACCGTCGGGCCGCTCTGTTCGAGCCGCTCCGCGATCCGGGCGCGCATCGGGACCACACCTTCCTCTTCCAGCTCAAGGATGGTGCGGAGATACATCTCCGTGGTGTCGATCAGTCCGGACATGCGTGCCCCTCGATGTGTCGTGCGGTGGCCCTGACCTCAATTCTGACGCATCCCACTGACAACGGTTCCGCGTCCGCTCCGCCCGCCGCCGCCGGGGACCCGGCGGAGCGGCCGCCGCCCTGCGGCGGGACGGCAACCGGGCGACGCCCGGGCGGCCGGAAGGTTGCCACCCGGTCGCGAGCGGCGGCGTACACCGTATTGACAGGGCACTGGTCCAGACCGCAACGTGATCCGCGCCACGGGCGAGGACCGACGGGGACCGCGGGGACTGGTGGGGGCGGCGTTTCCCGGCGCCGGCCGGGCGCCAGTACGTGCCGGAACGCGTCGGAACACGTCAGAACGTGGACAAACGTACGAGGACCAACGTACAAGACCGAGGAACACCGACGAGAGGGGCCCCGCGGCGATGGGCGAGAGCAACCGGTTGGCCGGGCAGTACTTCGACGCCGCGATCGACCTGCTGCGCCGGGTGCGCGACGAGGAGGACGAGCGGATCGGCGCGGCCGGCACGCTGATCGCCGACACCGTCGAGGCCGGCGGCCGGGTCTTCGCCTTCGGCGCCGGGCACTCCTCGCTCCCCGCCCAGGACACCGTCTACCGGGCCGGCGGGCTCGCGATCATGAACCTGCTGACCGTCCCGGGCGTCGTCGGCGTCGACGTACGGCCCGCCACGCTCGGCAGCGCGCTGGAGCGGGTGGACGGGCTGGCCGGGGCCGTCCTGGACACCAGCCCGCTGGAGGCCGGTGACGTGCTGATCATCATCTCGCTCTCCGGGCGCAACTCGCTGCCCGTCGAGATGGCGATGAACGCGCGGGCGCTCGGCCTGAAGGTCATCGGACTGACCTCGGTGGCGTACGCCGAGGAGACCAAGTCGCGGCACGTCTCCGGCACCCACCTCAGGGACCACTGCGACCTCGTCCTGGACAGCAAGATCCCGGTGGGCGACGCGGAGTTGACGGTGCCGGGCATCGAGGCGCCGTTCGCGCCCGCCTCCACGGTCGTCACCAGCGCGATCATGCAGGCGGTGGTCGCGACGGCCGCCGGGGTGCTGGCCGACCGCGGCATCGAGCCGCCGCTGCTGCGCTCCGGGAACGTCGACGGCGGGCACGACTGGAACGGCCGGGTGATGCGGGAGTACGCGGACCGGATCTACTACCGGCAGTAGGAACCGTTCGGGCGGCGGGACGCGTACGGGCGGTACGGCACGTACGGACGCCAGAGGCACGTGCAGGCGCCGGAGGCGGGTAAGGGCAGCAGGGGCCACCACCGGCCGGCACCCCCGCGGTCTACCGCTCCTGCCCGCCCGGCCCGCCCGCCAGGTCCAGCGCCGCCGCGATCCGGGACGCGACGTCTTCCGCGTACGACGCGTCCGCGCGGTCGAACGGGCGCCGGGAGGGGCCGCGCAGGAACGTCGCCACGCCCAGCGTCCGCCCCCGGCTGCGCAGCACCACGCACAGGCCGTGCACCGTGCCGTCCGGCCACTTGCGGGCCGCGGCCCAGCCCTCCGCGACCGCCGGGCCCGCGCCGGCCCGCACCGAGCCGCATCGTTCCAGCGCCTGGGCGGCCGGGTGGCCGGGGCCGTAGGCCACCGGGATGCCGGTCGGCGGCACGGCCTCGGAGGGGCCGGGCGCACCGGCGGGCGAGGCGATGGCCCGTACGAGAACGGGCGGGCCGTCCGCGGGCGCGCCGGCGTCGCCACCCCCCTCGTCACCGGTCCCTCGGTCGCCGCCCACCACATCGATCAGCCCGTGATCGGCGAACCCCGCCAGCGCGAAGTCGAGGTGGACCGCCGCCGCCTCCCTGGGGTCCTCGCACTCCCCCGCGGCCC from Streptomyces albofaciens JCM 4342 encodes the following:
- a CDS encoding SIS domain-containing protein, giving the protein MGESNRLAGQYFDAAIDLLRRVRDEEDERIGAAGTLIADTVEAGGRVFAFGAGHSSLPAQDTVYRAGGLAIMNLLTVPGVVGVDVRPATLGSALERVDGLAGAVLDTSPLEAGDVLIIISLSGRNSLPVEMAMNARALGLKVIGLTSVAYAEETKSRHVSGTHLRDHCDLVLDSKIPVGDAELTVPGIEAPFAPASTVVTSAIMQAVVATAAGVLADRGIEPPLLRSGNVDGGHDWNGRVMREYADRIYYRQ
- a CDS encoding metal-dependent transcriptional regulator, whose protein sequence is MSGLIDTTEMYLRTILELEEEGVVPMRARIAERLEQSGPTVSQTVARMERDGLLTVAGDRHLELTEEGRRLATRVMRKHRLAECLLVDVIGLEWEQVHAEACRWEHVMSEAVERRVVELLRHPTESPYGNPIPGLEELGEKAEADPFLDAGMVSLMDLEAGADGKTVVVRRIGEPIQADAQLMYTLRRAGVQPGAVVSVTESPTGVLIGSSGEAAELESEIAAHVFVAKR
- a CDS encoding alpha/beta fold hydrolase — its product is MVRRIDVTGAGGVRLAAWEFTDPPKPGGGGEEGERDRPGVLLLHGLMGRASHWAETARWLGSRCRPVGLDQRGHGRSEKPQDGPYDREAYVADAIAAVEQLGLAPAVLIGHSMGALTAWQVAARRPDLVSALVVCDMRASALGSASQQEWADWFRSWPVPFATLADVRKWFGEDDPTLERPAPARGEFFAEVMAERADGWRPVFSRHQMLSARETWVHDAHWEDLAQVRCPTLVVRGLDGELGRAEAQEMVRVLPRGVYAEIPDAGHWLPWEAPEEWRAVLGPFLASVLPA